The sequence below is a genomic window from Xiphophorus maculatus strain JP 163 A chromosome 18, X_maculatus-5.0-male, whole genome shotgun sequence.
TCATAAGAAAACAGTTGTGTGGCTGTGCTTGAAGCAATTAAGTGTCAAAAGATGGCGCCATACTCACAAGTCCTTCACGCTGTCAATTTGGGCCTGAATTTTTCCAATAAAGCCATTCACTTGCTCCTATAACATCAcagtttgcacaaaaaaaatatgaatctgtTGTGTTGAAACTGATATTTATGTTGTTGTATGAAAAATGCATTACCTGCCGTTTTTCATAGAAAAGGGGCAAAGAAAAGAGAGCAATCACACCTGAGAGGAAAGGAAGAAACGGTTCATGTGTGAGCCACAGGGTTTACTGAGACATTTTATGTCTCTAGTGAGGATTTCAGTTTCTTACTGATGATGAGGATGGTAAGGCCATTGCAAAGGCCTCCCAGATATGTGACAAGGTACATCAGAAACAGGAACTAGAGATTTaagaaagataaaacagaataaaaaaaataaataaagatattttattctacTTTCATCAAAGACATGCAAACAGGTTTAGCTAACATTCTTTTAAACTGACTTCTAGTTTTAGAACGTCATCCAACTTTCTCCAGGCTAGTCTGTGTCAGTATCTTCCATAATGCTACGCTCACAGTATCTAATGGCTGTCGGTTTCTCAGTCTTGGTTACAGGATCCAGTTCATCGGATATGGGACACCCCCGTCTCACATGGAAAATGGCTCCATCTTATCCCGGGGGTCTCTGTGTGCTGACTGCTGTGTGTCATTTAGCATACCAGCAGGGTCACAGTTGGCCAGGAGGTTCTGGACTCAACCAACTCTCATGGATTGTCATTTGCTATAAATATTTCCATTCTGTCCAAAATTAATGactaaaattagaaaatgagGTGTTCACTTTCTACCACAATAAAGGTGAATGTAACAGGGAccatttttgtcatattttagaGCCAGACCCCTTAAAATGCCTGAAAATGTATGGGCAATAAAACATCTCAACACACAAGtacagataaaaactgtttgtttttttccagaaattaaaaaaagtagtTATCAagattacattaaataaaagcttgaaatacTTCATcctttgtgaaataaatctatatattaAAGATCTTTAGTTTAttgaaatgtggcaaaaaaaaacatttttaaaacatttttctacaatataaattattttttaagctgTACGTGTGAATAAAAAACACTAttctcacacaaaaaaaacacattttaatgccGTGCTTTTTGTGAAATGGCGGTGTCTTTGTACGTGTAAAACATGAACACGTTACATGGAGAATGTTAtcagattttagttttacagTCACTGCACAGCTCGCTGCAATAGAATTGCGTTCTAAAGTAGTCAGCAAAAATAAGAATGGTGACTTTGTGCATCGTTTAGTCAAAAATGGTTATCTATAACGATGACCACGCGTAGTTGGACCTGGCTACAGCACTTTAGGGTGCCGGATGAGGTTTCCAACTTGTCCCTCTCAGACAACACTTCTCCTGTCTTATTAAATCGTTACATTACAAACTCAGCCCTGACGTGAGTTTGTAACTATACTACATCATTCCTGCTCCAGTGTTGTGTTGTTAATAGTAGTTAGCTGGTCCTTAAGTGAAGTTGTCAATCAAGTTTGGCTACAAGTTCAGCTACCAGCTACCTATCATCCTGACAGGTATGGGATAGGTGGTGAAATACGAGGTAGTAACTAGGAAGGAAGTTACACCAACACGCTTCCCTTGCTGAAACAAATGGATTCAGTAAACAAGCGACCTGAATCCATTTGATTGGTATTGTAAACAATACCAATTGTTTACAATTGTTAACAATACCAATCAAAAACtaaatactaaaaatatttagtatttatagGGGGACGGGAACACATGAGTCACTACTAAGCTTTAGGAATAACATGAGAACCTAAACAAGttcataatttacattttttagttgTTATGCAGTCAACAGGTGTGAATCAGTATACATTAATGGCTAACAAAATTAACTCTAGTCAttcaaaattattctaaaaagaATAATCAAAGCTTATCATATTGAAGTAGCTTAAATAAGAGGCAGTCAGATTGTGAAACCATACTTTACTATCCCAGTAAATATATGACGCtggcagaaaaataataacttaGCATTGGTAGCGGACAATGTGCTTCTAATACTGTTTAATTTGATTGTGCCGGATCGTTCTCCAAAATGATTATATCTTAAAAGGTGACAGCGCCTGTGTTTGTTTGAGTATGAGTAACGATGCTGTGACCAGGGAACCACGGAGCTGGAATGATGGAATATGACTGATAACAAGAGCAAAATGACAGAACATGTAGCCATGTAGATGTTTAGGTTAATGAGTCCTAGAGgttcaaagcaaagcaaaacaacacGGGTTCATTAAAATAGTTTCTCGTACTAAAAGACTAAACAGTCATGCACAAACAACGGCcaatacaaacaaaactacGTAGACAAATAGAGTGAATGTAATTAAATCAGCATGCTTAGCTTACCTTGAGGGATTCAAAaagattttctacaaaaaacagcCTCCTCAGGGTATCAACAGCAGACAGAGCCAGAGAAATGGCTTTTTTCATGTAGATGTCAGCCTGCTCTCCACTTAAACTGATGTCAAGATCCAAGTATGACCTGatagaaacacaacaaattaactcaaatataattaaaatactgATATGTTGAGCTAATTGTTAAGGAGGCAGTATAGGCCTCAAGAGTCCTCAGTCAACtcaatattattgtaaaaataattcattaacaAAGCTCAGTTGTAATATAGACAGTAAATATTCATTATGCAATATCCAACCTGTTTtagatgcaataaaaaaaaagattaataagtTTCTGCACATCGTTTTACATACAgtggcacatttaaaacatgaaggtgTCCAACTCCAGGGAATCTGTATTTCCTGTGTGTCTCAATACTTGATCCACTGGAGGACTCAGGGAAATAATCTGAGTATTAAAACTGCACGAACGTTTCAAGGAAATCATCTTACTTGAAAGGATGTTCTCCGTCCCCCCAGCTGAGGATGTGGAGAAACTGGTAGTAAATGCGTACAGAGATGGTGAAGCACATGACTGCCAGGGAGACGGTGGAGACCACAGAGATGATGCTGAGCTGAAACAGGGAAAGTAAGCCCACCACCAAGGCTGTGAGCACCAGGCCACTTCTCTCTGTGTCCTTCCAGTAGATGAGGTCCATCACTGATAGACaggtaaatgaaaacaattgTCAGAGAAATGATAGTTGACAGACAAAAGTGGTTCTGTGCTCTAAATGTAATCAAACATTTTAGtgtaattacattttgaaattatttatgagGTCGGAATACAGGTACTCGATAAATTGCCAAGAACCTCTAATATCCAACGTTGTCTAtaaattatgacaaaatattaTGTAGTGTTTCATTTCTCTGTCTTAAAATGGGTGTACttagacagaggaggaggaaaaggaatATTATTGAGAAGAAAGAATAAGGAGGGAAAAAcactaagggggaaaaaaaaaggtatttttgtCATCAAGTTGAGATAGCACCCAGCAGCTACAGGCTCAAGCCTTGGCTGAATTTAGCcttcaaaggggaaaaaagccaGCAGTTGAAGGGAATTTAAATTCCCACCACCTGTTGTCAGATGTCAGGCCGTCTGCACCCGACAATCTGAACCCTGATGGTTTCATTGTCTCCCAGGAACCGTTGGATCAGACATCGCTAATATATACAGTTTTAACGTTAACTTTTTGGTCTCTGTCTATTTCATATTAAAGCAATTTCGCCTTGTTTTAGTCTTGGAGGCTAAATATAACAAACTGGGTCTTGTTTGAGATTTGAACCCCCAGGACTGCTCACACTGCTAGAGACAATTATATCCAGGTTCTGTGCAAAAGCCTTGAGCCAGGCCTCATTTCTTTATAATTTGCTTCCAGTAAggcaaattttaatttaacaattaAGAGTGACCTTGATCAATGATTCCTCAGGCTTTCTGAAaacctgctgcagtttttcattGAACTGTAGCTGCTTTTCCTGTCCCATAGGGGGGATTTTTTGTTCAATCTCTgaactaaataatttaaaatattttcttgcagTTTAGGGATTATGCACTCATGAATATTAAGCAACTTAGTAAACATACTATTTAAATTTACATACTGAGGGTTTTTCCATATGCATATACACACACAACCAATTATAACAGGGATTTTATGCGATAGTGTGTTGTGTAGACAGACTTCTGGGTCTCTGTCAAACAGACAGGATGAAAAGCTAAGTACTCATGGAAGCCTCTTTGAAGAGAGAGCATTGTCAGTGGATGGGTTATTTATAACGCCTCAATTCATTCCCACAACTTCCCTGCAATAGTTCTTCTAGCTGTCATTCTGAGCGATGCTCAACACACCGACGAGCAGAACTATTTAATCTCTAATCTCATATACTAATGAAGAAGCAGCACAATTAAAAATAAGCATATCTGTGGCAAACAAGTTTtccataaaatcacaaagtagCACAatagaacaaaaattaaaaaatacatcgTGAACCACCGTCAACCAACCATCACATGTTATTGGCTCTTTGTCCCTTTTTGCTTTCATAACTTCATACTTTGAcagtttttgatcattttgtgcCCAGCTTTCTCAGATAAGAAGGGGAGCCACTTGCTCAGGTATGGTTCATTGTTATAATACACCAAGTAGGAACCACTTTGGAGATGTTTCGTACCTACATTGACAGAcaataaattaaagcatttttctaCAATTTACTGCTAGTCTACTTTAAGGAAATGTGGTTATATGACCACAGTTAATAACAAATCCTGACAGAATCAGTTGCATCAGGCTACACTTTAATATCTGGACAATAATATCAGCAATTACATGGGTAAAGGATTTGTTTGCAGGTGAGAGTTGAGGATGGAATAAACTGGAGAACCATGGGTGTGAAGTAGTATTAAGAGAAACATTATAAATCCTTCATCACATTCAGTGCAAACTCTTTTATAAACTTTAGAGGTTGTTTTCATCTTATATTCACCCATTTTCAAAAGTACTTTTGCTTGAGTTTGCGTCTCCCTCACAGATTTCTACATGCTTTTGCTTTTATCACTCAAACGTGATAATATTTAACATCAGATGAAACAACTTTACTAAAtacaaaatgaacttttctaCATATGTTTTCATGCAGTAAAGGGATTAGTGCTTCCTGGACCTTTCGCATGTTATGTAAAAAATTATCCGCATGACATAACAGCGATCAActacaattttttatttcacttttacagTGGTTTACTGCTGAATCTGGCAACTAAAATAGCACCAACCCAACACCATGAAGTAGGCcaaaagatataaaaatcaCTACATTATACCCCAGTCTTATGAATGTGTGACAAAGTAACTGACATCAAGCCATTTCTAAGGTTTTGGGACTCCAGTGAACCACAATGGCAACCATTACCCACAAACGTAGAAAACATGGAACGGTAGCCAGCctacaaaaaatttaaaaagcatgttACCAGCTCATCccaaaaatcccaaaacaatat
It includes:
- the LOC102230126 gene encoding reticulon-2-like isoform X3: MASKVMDLIYWKDTERSGLVLTALVVGLLSLFQLSIISVVSTVSLAVMCFTISVRIYYQFLHILSWGDGEHPFKSYLDLDISLSGEQADIYMKKAISLALSAVDTLRRLFFVENLFESLKFLFLMYLVTYLGGLCNGLTILIISVIALFSLPLFYEKRQEQVNGFIGKIQAQIDSVKDFLRRLAQGGGPPPDTTPGGAKPKSQ